Proteins encoded within one genomic window of Natronocella acetinitrilica:
- the cysQ gene encoding 3'(2'),5'-bisphosphate nucleotidase CysQ has product MADLDTDALRALARRAGAAILEVYNRPDFGVETKEDNSPLTEADRRSHEVIDAGLRALTPDIPILSEEGRDIPYAERQQWQRFWLVDPLDGTKEFIKRNGEFTVNIALIDRGRPVLGVIYAPALDVLYFGELGGEAWKQDAAGTVTPLRVRQPAQGEGHAVVKSRSHPSGELAAFLETIEVADSVPVGSSLKFCVVAEGRATLYPRFGPTMEWDTGAGQAIVEAAGGRVVTVEDRNQPLPYNKENLLNGFFIVSA; this is encoded by the coding sequence ATGGCCGACCTTGATACCGACGCATTGCGTGCGCTGGCCCGACGGGCCGGCGCTGCCATCCTTGAGGTCTACAATCGGCCGGATTTCGGCGTCGAGACCAAGGAAGACAACTCGCCGCTCACCGAGGCCGACCGCCGCTCCCACGAGGTGATCGATGCCGGCCTGCGGGCCCTGACCCCCGACATTCCCATTCTCTCGGAAGAGGGGCGCGATATCCCCTACGCCGAGCGGCAGCAGTGGCAGCGTTTCTGGCTGGTGGACCCGCTGGATGGCACCAAGGAGTTCATCAAGCGTAATGGTGAATTCACCGTGAATATCGCCCTCATCGACAGGGGGCGGCCGGTGCTCGGGGTGATCTACGCGCCGGCGCTGGACGTGCTGTATTTCGGTGAGCTTGGCGGCGAGGCCTGGAAGCAGGATGCCGCCGGCACGGTGACACCGCTGCGGGTGCGGCAGCCGGCGCAGGGGGAGGGGCACGCGGTGGTCAAGAGCCGCTCCCATCCTTCGGGTGAGCTGGCCGCCTTCCTTGAGACCATCGAGGTGGCCGATTCCGTGCCGGTGGGCAGTTCGCTGAAGTTCTGCGTGGTGGCGGAAGGCAGGGCGACGCTTTACCCGCGGTTTGGGCCCACCATGGAATGGGATACCGGTGCCGGCCAGGCCATCGTCGAGGCCGCCGGTGGTCGCGTGGTTACCGTGGAAGACCGCAACCAGCCCCTGCCGTACAACAAGGAAAACCTGCTGAACGGGTTTTTCATTGTGTCGGCGTAG
- a CDS encoding SLC13 family permease, producing the protein MAWEAWLTVSVVIGVLGVLSVTRLAPDMVFLAGLTVLLVAGVLTPSEAFGGLANQGLITVAVLYVVVAGLEQTGGIHWIVHRILGKPRSLAHAQVRVMSPVAFLSAFLNNTPVVAMLIPAVSAWARKFNLPASRLMIPLSYAAILGGTCTLIGTSTNLVINGLILERTPDDGLRMFDLAWVGVPVAIVGMGFILLTSRWLLPDRRPALSQLGDPREYSVEMLVDKDGPLVGRTIEEGGLRHLTGMFLAEIDRDGDVLPAVSPQERLRSGDRLVFVGIVESVVELQKIRGLTPATDQVFKLHGQRHNRTLVEAVVSGSCPVVGKSIREGQFRSHYDAVVIAVARNGERLRQKVGDIVLQPGDTLLLETRSAFAEQQSNNRDFFLISPIADSAPPRHDRAPIAIGLLTVMVATVSMGWLSMLEGALLAAAGMLLTRCCTVDRARRSIDWSVLLVIAAAFGLGMALDKTGVATGVAKTVVGLTGDGAWVNLATIYLLTAIFTAVITNNAAAVLMFPIAYAVSGDLGLNFLPFAIAVMLAASASFATPIGYQTNLMVYGPGGYRFADFLRIGLPLNLITGLVAVLVIPLVWNF; encoded by the coding sequence GTGGCCTGGGAAGCCTGGTTGACCGTCAGTGTGGTGATCGGCGTGCTTGGTGTGCTGAGCGTGACGCGTCTTGCGCCGGACATGGTCTTTCTGGCGGGGCTGACGGTGTTGCTGGTGGCCGGCGTACTGACGCCGTCGGAGGCCTTCGGCGGCCTGGCCAACCAGGGCTTGATCACCGTTGCGGTGCTCTACGTGGTGGTGGCCGGCCTGGAGCAGACCGGCGGCATCCACTGGATCGTGCATCGCATACTGGGCAAGCCCCGGTCACTGGCCCATGCGCAGGTGCGGGTGATGAGCCCGGTGGCTTTTCTCAGCGCCTTCCTCAATAACACCCCGGTAGTGGCGATGCTGATTCCGGCGGTGAGCGCCTGGGCACGCAAGTTCAACCTGCCCGCCTCGCGGTTGATGATCCCGCTCAGCTACGCCGCTATCCTGGGTGGCACCTGCACGCTGATCGGCACCAGCACCAACCTCGTCATCAATGGCCTCATCCTCGAGCGTACCCCGGATGACGGCCTGCGTATGTTCGACCTGGCCTGGGTCGGAGTGCCGGTGGCCATCGTCGGCATGGGCTTCATCCTGCTGACCAGCCGCTGGCTGTTGCCCGATCGCCGGCCGGCGTTGAGTCAGCTGGGTGATCCCAGGGAATACAGCGTCGAGATGCTGGTGGACAAGGATGGCCCGCTGGTGGGGCGCACCATCGAAGAAGGCGGGCTGCGTCACCTCACCGGCATGTTCCTGGCGGAAATCGATCGCGACGGTGACGTGCTGCCCGCGGTCTCGCCCCAGGAGCGGCTGCGATCCGGTGATCGCCTGGTGTTCGTGGGCATCGTCGAGTCCGTCGTCGAACTGCAGAAAATCCGCGGCCTCACCCCGGCCACGGATCAGGTCTTCAAGCTGCACGGTCAGCGCCACAATCGCACCCTGGTCGAGGCCGTGGTGTCCGGCAGTTGCCCGGTGGTGGGCAAGAGCATTAGGGAGGGGCAGTTCCGCAGCCACTACGATGCGGTGGTGATCGCGGTTGCCCGTAACGGCGAGCGGCTGCGACAGAAGGTCGGCGATATCGTGCTGCAGCCAGGTGACACCCTGCTGCTGGAGACCCGCTCGGCTTTCGCCGAGCAGCAGAGCAACAACCGCGATTTTTTCCTGATCAGCCCCATCGCCGACTCCGCACCGCCGCGCCATGACCGCGCGCCCATTGCCATTGGCCTGCTCACAGTCATGGTGGCCACGGTGAGCATGGGCTGGCTGTCCATGCTCGAGGGCGCGCTGCTGGCGGCCGCCGGCATGTTGCTGACCCGCTGCTGTACGGTGGATCGGGCGCGGCGCAGCATCGACTGGTCGGTGCTGCTTGTCATCGCCGCCGCCTTCGGCCTGGGCATGGCGCTGGACAAGACCGGTGTTGCCACAGGTGTCGCGAAGACAGTGGTCGGGCTGACTGGAGACGGCGCATGGGTTAACCTTGCCACCATTTATTTGCTGACGGCGATATTCACGGCGGTCATAACGAATAATGCCGCCGCCGTGCTGATGTTCCCGATTGCCTACGCGGTATCCGGGGACCTGGGGCTCAACTTCCTGCCCTTCGCCATTGCCGTGATGCTGGCGGCGTCCGCCAGTTTCGCCACCCCCATCGGCTATCAGACCAACCTGATGGTCTACGGCCCCGGCGGCTACCGGTTCGCGGATTTTCTGCGCATCGGCCTGCCGCTGAACCTCATTACCGGGCTGGTGGCGGTGCTGGTGATACCGCTGGTGTGGAATTTCTGA
- the pgi gene encoding glucose-6-phosphate isomerase — translation MAQWTRLRAVAASLGETRISTLFRHDPERVGRYAVTLDDLHLDYSKHLLDDDARRGLLQLAEAVDLRQRIDGLFSGAEVNNTERRPALHTLMRECDPGAKVEVDGVNLVPTVFAQRQRLQEFVTGFERGTLRGVTGKRLDTVVNLGVGGSDLGAVMASHALAGYHRPGVTTHFVSGMDGVQLADVLATVDPARTLFIISSKSFSTPDTFGNAQVMRRWLEDRLGPRAVAVHVVAISSKPEAMTAWGIADDHQFLMGEWVGGRYSVSSAVGLPLALTIGWSQFSEFLAGMHRMDRHFREAPFEQNMPVIMGLLAVWHRNCLDTHGHVVLPYDHRFGRFPAYLQQLDMESNGKSVRRDGSPVSVPTAPLLLGEFGGNAQHSFLQLIHQGMERVTVDFLLPAQGSGGSEGQQDLTLANGLAQAQALMEGRDEAAMTVAMQAAGLSPERIEALLPHRTQPGNVSSSTLVFPRVDPHHLGMLMALYEHRVFVQSVVWDINPFDQWGVELGKLMADDLIDAVAGRAEPPAEVDASTAALIRRLRRYRE, via the coding sequence ATGGCGCAATGGACGCGGCTTCGTGCAGTGGCGGCATCCCTTGGGGAGACACGCATCAGTACACTGTTCCGGCACGATCCGGAGCGGGTAGGGCGCTACGCCGTCACCCTGGACGACCTCCACCTCGATTATTCCAAGCACCTGCTCGATGACGACGCCCGCCGTGGCCTCCTTCAGCTTGCCGAGGCAGTGGACCTGCGCCAGCGGATCGATGGGCTGTTCAGCGGGGCCGAGGTCAACAACACCGAGCGGCGGCCCGCCCTGCATACCCTGATGCGGGAGTGCGACCCCGGCGCCAAGGTGGAAGTCGACGGCGTCAACCTGGTACCTACGGTATTTGCGCAACGGCAACGCCTGCAGGAGTTCGTCACCGGATTCGAGCGCGGTACCTTGCGGGGCGTGACCGGCAAGCGCCTGGATACGGTGGTCAACCTGGGCGTTGGCGGTTCGGATCTGGGTGCAGTGATGGCGTCGCACGCGCTGGCCGGCTACCACCGCCCCGGAGTCACCACCCATTTCGTTTCCGGCATGGACGGGGTGCAGCTGGCGGATGTGCTGGCCACCGTGGACCCGGCGCGCACGCTGTTCATCATCTCCTCCAAGTCTTTCAGCACCCCCGATACCTTCGGCAATGCCCAAGTGATGCGCCGTTGGCTGGAAGACAGGCTCGGCCCGCGGGCGGTTGCCGTGCATGTGGTGGCGATCTCCAGCAAGCCCGAGGCCATGACTGCCTGGGGCATCGCCGATGACCATCAATTCCTCATGGGCGAGTGGGTCGGTGGGCGTTATTCCGTCTCATCCGCTGTCGGGCTGCCCCTGGCGCTGACCATCGGCTGGTCGCAATTCAGCGAGTTCCTCGCTGGCATGCATCGCATGGATCGCCACTTCCGCGAGGCGCCTTTCGAGCAGAACATGCCGGTGATCATGGGCCTGCTGGCAGTGTGGCACCGCAATTGCCTGGATACCCATGGCCATGTGGTGCTGCCCTATGATCATCGTTTCGGGCGATTCCCGGCCTATCTGCAGCAACTCGATATGGAATCCAACGGCAAATCGGTGCGTCGCGATGGCTCACCGGTGAGCGTGCCTACGGCACCCCTGCTGCTCGGTGAGTTCGGCGGCAATGCCCAGCATTCGTTCCTGCAGCTGATTCATCAGGGGATGGAGCGGGTGACCGTGGATTTTCTGCTCCCCGCCCAGGGTTCTGGTGGCAGCGAGGGGCAGCAGGATCTCACCCTGGCCAACGGGCTCGCCCAGGCCCAGGCGCTGATGGAAGGGCGCGACGAGGCCGCCATGACCGTCGCCATGCAGGCCGCAGGCCTGTCGCCGGAGCGTATCGAAGCCTTGCTGCCGCATCGTACCCAACCCGGCAACGTATCCAGCAGTACACTGGTTTTTCCGCGGGTCGACCCGCATCATCTGGGCATGCTGATGGCCTTGTACGAGCACCGGGTGTTCGTGCAGTCGGTGGTCTGGGACATCAACCCCTTTGATCAATGGGGGGTCGAACTGGGCAAGCTGATGGCGGACGATCTCATCGATGCCGTCGCCGGCCGTGCCGAACCACCCGCCGAGGTGGATGCCTCGACGGCGGCGCTGATCAGGCGCCTGAGGCGTTACCGGGAGTAG
- the galU gene encoding UTP--glucose-1-phosphate uridylyltransferase GalU, protein MTYRIRKAVFPVAGLGTRFLPATKASPKEMLPVVDKPLIQYAVEEAVAAGIDTMVFVTGRTKRAIEDHFDTAYELEVELRNKKKERMLEIVKSTVPANVNCIYIRQGEALGLGHAVGCARPVVGNEPFAVILADDLIDGHGQQVLSQMTKEFEHLQSSLLGVERVPESETDKYGVVSAEEMHDGIARVHGIVEKPKPADAPSNLAVVGRYILTPRIFDLLASTDPDSRGEIQLTDAIATLLRYEAVYAHEFTGTRYDCGSKLGYLKATLEYGLKHPELGEEFRAYLHSRDWA, encoded by the coding sequence ATGACCTACCGCATCCGCAAGGCAGTTTTTCCAGTCGCGGGCCTGGGTACACGCTTTTTGCCCGCCACCAAGGCGAGCCCGAAGGAAATGCTGCCGGTGGTGGACAAGCCGCTGATCCAGTACGCGGTGGAAGAGGCCGTGGCGGCCGGCATCGACACCATGGTCTTCGTCACCGGGCGAACCAAGCGTGCCATCGAGGACCACTTCGATACCGCCTATGAGCTGGAAGTCGAGCTGCGCAACAAGAAGAAGGAGCGCATGCTGGAGATCGTCAAGAGTACGGTGCCGGCGAACGTCAATTGCATTTACATCCGACAGGGCGAGGCGCTGGGTCTCGGCCATGCAGTTGGTTGCGCCCGCCCGGTTGTCGGCAATGAGCCGTTCGCCGTCATTCTGGCCGATGACCTCATCGATGGTCACGGTCAGCAGGTGCTGTCGCAGATGACGAAGGAGTTCGAACACCTGCAGAGTTCTCTGCTCGGCGTCGAGCGGGTTCCCGAGTCGGAGACCGACAAGTACGGTGTGGTCAGTGCAGAAGAGATGCACGATGGCATCGCCCGGGTTCACGGTATCGTGGAGAAGCCCAAGCCGGCGGATGCACCGTCGAACCTCGCCGTGGTGGGGCGCTACATCCTGACGCCACGCATTTTTGACCTGCTGGCAAGCACCGACCCCGACAGCCGTGGCGAGATTCAGCTCACTGACGCCATCGCCACACTGCTGCGCTACGAGGCGGTCTATGCCCATGAGTTCACCGGCACCCGCTATGACTGCGGCAGCAAGCTGGGGTATCTCAAGGCGACGCTGGAATATGGCCTCAAGCATCCGGAACTCGGCGAAGAGTTCCGCGCCTATCTGCACTCCAGGGATTGGGCCTGA
- a CDS encoding bifunctional sulfate adenylyltransferase/adenylylsulfate kinase — translation MTASDITPPHGGTLKELIVSPERLDALKAEAVDLPSWDLTARQVCDAELLLNGGFSPLEGFLTEADYTAVCERMRLADDSLWPIPINLDVTEAFAETLEPGSRIALRHPEGMVLAIMTVEDLYRPDFKKEAEQVYGAADPAHPEVFRLMHQTNPVYVGGRLEGLELPPHHTFKQLRHTPRELRDWFTKMGWNSVVAFQTRNPMHRAHVELAKRASQKGEANLLIHPVVGMTKPGDVDYFVRVRCYQEVVRHFPEQTTALSLLPLAMRMGGPREAVWHAIIRKNYGCARFIVGRDHAGPGKNSHGEDFYGPYEAQDLVERHQEELGIAMQPFEEMVYVEDMAQYVPRSEVPEEARVLNISGTELRRRLREGLEIPEWFSYPEVITRLRQAFPPKREQGFTVFFTGLSGSGKSTIANVLVAKLMELGTRPVTLLDGDLVRKHLSSELGFSKEHREINIKRIGYVASEITKNRGVAICAPIAPYTSTRREVREMISQYGGFVEVHVATPLEVCEERDRKGLYAKARAGLIKQFTGIDDPYQAPENPEVVVDTSQFTADELAQQIILHLEKQGFIDLQ, via the coding sequence ATGACCGCATCCGACATCACGCCGCCCCATGGCGGCACCCTGAAAGAGCTCATCGTCTCGCCGGAGCGGTTGGACGCGCTCAAGGCCGAGGCGGTGGATCTCCCCTCCTGGGATCTCACAGCCCGTCAGGTCTGCGATGCCGAACTGTTGCTGAACGGCGGTTTCTCGCCGCTCGAGGGCTTCCTGACCGAGGCCGATTACACTGCCGTCTGCGAACGCATGCGCCTTGCTGATGACAGCCTCTGGCCCATCCCCATCAACCTGGACGTCACCGAGGCGTTTGCCGAGACGCTGGAGCCCGGTAGCCGGATTGCCCTGCGGCACCCCGAGGGAATGGTACTTGCCATCATGACGGTGGAAGACCTCTACCGCCCCGACTTCAAGAAGGAGGCGGAGCAGGTCTACGGTGCCGCCGATCCGGCGCATCCGGAAGTCTTCCGGCTCATGCACCAGACCAACCCTGTCTACGTCGGTGGGCGCCTGGAAGGTCTGGAACTGCCGCCGCACCACACTTTCAAGCAATTGCGGCACACTCCCAGGGAGCTGCGCGACTGGTTCACCAAGATGGGTTGGAACAGCGTTGTCGCCTTCCAGACCCGCAACCCCATGCATCGCGCCCACGTGGAGCTGGCCAAGCGGGCCTCGCAGAAGGGTGAAGCCAACCTGCTGATCCACCCGGTGGTGGGCATGACCAAGCCCGGCGATGTGGACTACTTCGTGCGGGTGCGCTGTTATCAGGAGGTGGTGCGCCACTTTCCGGAGCAGACCACGGCGCTGTCGCTGCTGCCCCTGGCCATGCGCATGGGTGGCCCGCGTGAAGCCGTGTGGCACGCCATCATTCGCAAGAACTATGGCTGCGCGCGGTTTATCGTCGGGCGCGATCACGCCGGTCCGGGCAAGAACAGCCATGGCGAGGATTTCTACGGCCCCTACGAGGCCCAGGACCTGGTGGAACGCCATCAGGAGGAACTCGGCATCGCCATGCAGCCTTTCGAGGAAATGGTCTACGTCGAGGACATGGCGCAGTACGTGCCCCGCTCCGAGGTGCCTGAAGAAGCCCGTGTGCTGAATATTTCCGGTACCGAACTGCGCCGTCGCCTGCGCGAGGGGCTGGAGATTCCCGAGTGGTTCTCCTATCCGGAGGTGATCACCCGCCTGCGTCAGGCCTTCCCACCCAAGCGGGAACAGGGTTTCACGGTGTTCTTTACAGGACTCTCCGGCAGCGGCAAGTCCACCATCGCCAACGTGCTGGTGGCCAAGCTCATGGAGCTTGGCACCCGGCCGGTGACCCTGCTTGACGGCGATCTGGTGCGCAAGCACCTGTCCAGCGAGCTCGGCTTCTCCAAGGAACACCGGGAGATCAACATCAAGCGCATCGGTTATGTGGCCAGTGAGATCACCAAGAACCGGGGTGTGGCCATTTGTGCACCCATCGCCCCCTACACGTCGACCCGCCGCGAGGTGCGGGAGATGATCAGCCAGTATGGTGGTTTCGTCGAGGTGCATGTGGCGACGCCACTGGAGGTGTGCGAAGAGCGGGATCGCAAGGGTCTTTATGCCAAGGCCCGGGCCGGTTTGATCAAGCAGTTCACCGGGATCGACGATCCCTACCAGGCGCCGGAGAATCCGGAGGTGGTGGTGGATACCTCCCAGTTCACTGCCGACGAACTGGCGCAGCAGATCATCCTGCATCTGGAGAAGCAGGGGTTTATCGATCTCCAGTAG